The sequence below is a genomic window from Lycium ferocissimum isolate CSIRO_LF1 chromosome 9, AGI_CSIRO_Lferr_CH_V1, whole genome shotgun sequence.
AAATGCATATAATAGGATCATACTTATTCAAAATTGATTCTAGattttaaattcatttttgtTTCCTAGCAAGATTCTTTTTGCTTTAAACTCAAATACGGTGCAAAGTTTGCATAACTTTGTGTTACGACCtaggggttattttggttataCATTGAATATTTTCGATgtgaaatataaatttttatgtaAAAGCCTACAAAAATATGGTTGTCCATTAAGTTATCATAAATAACTTAGTCATTAAGTTTCTTTTGGCCACCACGTGGCTTGGCCACTAAACGTGGAGCCTTTTCTAGATTGACTTTGCCACCAATCTGATTGTTTCccttctataaatagaaggctTATTTATAGATTTGAAGAGAGCTAAAAAAAGGAAGTAATACAACCTTACCTCTCTTTATTATTTCTTCCGCGTACTTACtttatagtttttattttataacacgttatcagcacgagactctgTTATCTcaagcaaatactttaaaagccTCGAAGGTATagtattgattttttttttctcctttactAATGGCAAATCTTACTAAACGTGAATTTGTAGCCTTAGATATATCTGGCAATAGCTATATGTCTTGGATTCTTGATGCCGAGATTCACCTTAATGCGATGGGTCTGGCAGACaccatcaaagataaaaatacGGCATCAAACCAAGACCGTGCCAAGGCAATGATATTCCTCCGCCATCatcttgatgagaatttgaaaatggaatatctcaCGGTTAAAGATCTCTTCTGTCGTGGAATGATGCGAGAGATAGATATGATCACACGAAGATGGTCATACTTCCACAAGACGTTATGATTGGCTCCATTTAAGGTCAAAAAGATTTTAAATCTGTTAAGGCATATAATTCTGCaatgtttaaaattatttctcagttgaaattatgtggtgaaaatatCACTGATCATGATATGCTGGAGAAAACATTCTCCACTTTTCCCGCCTCGAGTATGCTTTCTGCCGAGCGTGCATCGAGAAatgaagttcaagaaatattgtCAACTCATTGCACATCTTTTAATTCCGAACAACATAAcgaattattaatgaaaaatcatgaaagccGACCCAGTGCGCCGCCCCCCATTCCCCGAAGTGAATGAGGCAAATTTTCGCCATTCTAggcgtggaagtggtcgtggctACGGTCGTGGTCATGGTCGTGGTCGAGGAAGGAATTTTAATCATGATTCTCGTCTTGCACCAAATAATACCCTTCACCAGCGAGTAAAAGGaaggatgaaaagcatgaaagcaggtgcaaaaagaaaaattcggAAAATAAATGCTTCGATGTGGAGGAAAGGGCACTGTCACGTACCGCCGTACGCCAAAGCACCTAGTTGAACTGTATCGAGGCCTCCCCTCAAAAAGCCGAAAAGAATGCGAAGCAAATTTCATTTTACGAAGATAATGTTGAACTCATGCATCTAGATGTGGCAGATTTCTTTGAACGACTTTGAAGGAAAAATAGATCATCGATCGGCGATGGATACGTAATAACTTAGATATTTCATAAATGTCGTTTATATTAGCTAATATGGTTATGTTTTCATAGTTATGTAAATAGAGTGTGTGTAATGCTTTGTTTAATAGTAATGTATGTTATAAAGCGTATGTAATGCTTTGTCTAATCATAATATCTACTTCGATGTTTACTTTGTCTattctttcgtttttttttgaagaatatatggaAAATCCTCGAACATTATTTGGATCAATGACCGATCATGAAGATATTTGTGTATTGATAGTGGAACAACGCATGCTATAttcaaagatgagaaatatttttctcacTTGCGTGAAAAAGGGAAATATTAATACAATTTTACGGCAATTCGAAATTAATTGAAGGCTCGGAAGAGCTAATATATTTCTACCTAAGGGGACGAAacttattatagaagatgcatTATTCTCTTCTAGATCCCGAAACTTGTTGAGTTTCAAAGATATCCGCCGTAATGGGTATCACGTCGAGACATTAAGTGTAACAAATGATGAATATCTTATTATTACAAAGAATGTCTCAGAGAGGCCAGAAAATATGTTTTGGAGAAATTACCAACTTTGTCTTACACTGTACTATGCAAATTAGTACAATTGAAACGCTCAATCGTAAACCAAGTTTAACGATTCAGGAACTTTTATGCTTTGGCATGACCGGATGGGTCGTCCTGGATTGATAATGATGAGAcgaattattgaaaattcaaatgggCATCCACTTAAGAACACGAAGATTCTTGAAAGCGGTGAATTTTCATGTGTCGCTTGTCATCGGGGCAAATTGATAACAGGCCATCACCAATGAAAGTTGACGTTGAATCTCCTACTTTTCTAGAGCGTATACATGGGGATATATGTGGACCTATTCACCCATCTTGTGGGTCATTCGTATATTTTATGGTTCTAATAGATGCGTCTTCAAGGTGGTCTCATGTATGCCTCGTATCGTCTCGCAACACAGCGTTTGCGAAGTTATTGGCACAAATAATACGCTTGGGCACAGTTCCCTGATTATCCTATTAAGGCTATACGTCTTGATAATCTTTTGGAGAATTTACATCCCAAGCTTttgatgattattgtttatCAGTTGGGATAAAAGTTGAACATCCCGTAGCTCATGTTCATACCCAAAATGGCCTTGCTGAGTCATTTATTAAGCGTTTGCAATTGATAGCAAGACCATTACTTATGAAAACACGGTTGCCTACCACCGTTTGGGGTCATGCTATCTTACATGCAGCATCCCTTATTCGCCTCAGACCGAgtcattataataaatactcccCATCACAATTAGTATTTGGTCATGAACCAAATATTGCTCATCTCTGAATCTTTGGTTGTGTTGTGTATGTGCCAGTAGCACCACCACAACGCACTAAGATGGGCCCCCAAAGAAGGTTAGGAATATATGTTGGGTTTGAATCACCCTCTATTATTCGCTACCTTGAACCATTAACGGGAGATTTATTCACTGCACGATTTCTTGATTGTCGATTTGATGAAACAAATTTCCCACAATTAGggggagagagaaaagaagaaaccaaaaaagAGAAATTGCGTGGAAAGTTTCATCACTATCTCATTTTGATCCACGTGCCCCTATATGTGAGGGGAGATCCAAAAGATCATCCACTTGCGgaaaatagcaaatcaaatgCCGGACGGATTTATCGATTTGAAAAGAATAACTAAGTCGCATATCCCTAGAGAATGTGCCTATTCGAATTGACGTTCCAAAGGGACAATATACTAGTGTCATAGCCTCGAATCTCATTCACGCCTGAAGCGTGGTAGGCCATTGGGCTCCAAGgataaaaatcctagaaaaagaaatacaaaCAATGATCAGAATGACACTATGAAAGGATCTCATGAAGAGGTTCAAGATCTGATTAATCCTGATATTCCTGAAGAAATCAGCAAACCCGAGACTCCAGTGAGTAAAGAACTATCATTAAGTTTCTTGGTGATGagttcaatttgaatcattcgAAAATTGTGGTGAATAGTGTTTTTGCATATAATGTTGCACTAAATATTATGAAAGCGATGAGGATCGGGAACCTCGATCCGTCGAAGAATGTCGACGAAGATATGATTGACAAAATGGCAAGAAGCAATTCAATCAGAATTGAATTCACTTGCTAAACGTGAGGTTTTTGGACCTGTAGTCCAAACGCCTAATGGTGTAAAACCAGTTGGCCACAAATGGGTCTTTGTACGGaaaagaaatgagagaaatgaaattgtaCGATACAAAACACGCCTTGTTGCACAAGGATTCTCTCAAAGACCCGGCATTGACTATGAAGAAACGTATTCACCGATTATGGATGCTATAACATTTCGATACCTTATCGGTTTAGGCGTATATGAAACCCTTGAAATACATCGATGGATGTGGTTACAAAGCCTTATCTTTATGGCTCACTTGATaatgaaatttatatgaaaatcacGAAGGATATAAAATGCCTGAAGCATTTGGTTTAAAGTCTCGGGAAATGTATTCAAtcagattacaaagatcattaTATGGTTTAAAACAATCAGGGCGCATGTGGTATAATCGCttaagtgagtacttgataaatgaaggatatacaaatgatgccatttgtccatgtgtttttattaagaaaacaaaatcaggGTTCATTATACTTgctgtttatgttgatgacataaatCTCATTGGAACTCAGGAAAAGAGCTCCAAAAGGCGATTGAATATTTGAAGgaagaatttgagatgaaagatctcGGAAAGACAAAACTCGTCTTGAGTACCCAAATTGAACATTTCACAAAAGGGATCTTTATCCATCAATCGCCTATATAGAGAAAGTTTTAAAACGGTTTTACATGGACAATGCGCATCCTTTAAGTACTCTTTATGGTTGTTCGCTCACTTGAAGTGAGCAAAGATCCATTCCGACCTCAGGAAGAAAACGAAGAGCTACTTGGGcctgaagtaccatatcttagtgCAATAGGTGCACTTATGTATCTTGCTAATGCTACAAGACACGACATAGCATTTTCTGTTAATTTGCTAGCAAGATATAGCTCTTCTCCTACACGGAGGCATTGGAACGGGATTAAGCATATATTGCGATATCTGAAGGGAACTAGCGATATGGGTCTGTTTTATACTAACAAAGGTAGTACAGATCTTGTTGGTTATGCAGATGCAGGTTATTTATCTGATCCACATAAAGCTCGATCTCAAACAGGCTATCTCATTTACATACGGAAATCTTTGCTATATCATGGCGATCGACAAAACGGTCCATTGTTGCTACTTCTTCAAATCATCTTTGAGATAATCgctattcatgaagcaagtaGAGAATGTGTGTGGTTGAGATCAGTGATCCATTTCATTAGAGAAAGATGTGGCTTGAAGTGTGATACAAAAATACCCACAGTATTATATGAAGACAATGCTGTATGCATAACTCAACTAAAAGGGGGCTtcataaaaggagatagaacgaagcacatttcaccaaagttattcTTCACACACGATCTTCGTAAAAAATGGTGATATTGATGTACAACAAATCCGTTCAAGTGACAATCTGCATTTGTTCACCAAAGCTTTGCCAACTTCAACTCTTGAGAAGATgatattcaagattggaatgcgaagactcCAACATCGAATCGTGGTCTTGATCGGGGGAGTAGAATACGCGCCGCACTTTTTTCCCTATGCCAAGGTTTTTtcccattgggttttcttggcaaggtttttaatgaggtagccctcaaagcgtattactagatatgtgtactctttttccttcattaagGCTTTTCCCATGGGGTTTTTCCTAAAAGGTTTTAATGAGGACATCATCTAATTAATGGACATCAAGGGGAGTGTTATGAATATGGTTGTCCATTAAGTTATCATAAATAACTTAGTCATTAAGTTTCTTTTGGCCACCACGTGGCTTGGCCACTAAACGTGGAGCCTTTTCTAGATTGACTTTGCCACCAATCTGATTGTTTCCCTTCTATAAAGAGAAGGCTTATTTATAGATTTGAAGAGAGCTAAAAAAAAGGAAGTAATACAACCTTACCTCTCTTTATTATTTCTTCCGCGTACTTACtttatagtttttattttataacagaTCATACTTATTCAAAATTGATTCTAGattttaaattcatttttgtTTCCTAGCAAGATTCTTTTTGCTTTAAACTCAAATCTGTCGTGCAAAGTTTGCATAGCCTGTGTTACAACCTAGGGGTTCGACATTGAATTTATCTGAACTGAATATTTTCGATgtgaaatataaatttttatgtaaaagcctacaaaaatttcaacaagtattaaatatgaattaattattttaaaagtataatAATTTAGTGCTAAGAATCATAAAAATCGAAACTATCATgtgaaaattttaaactttttctGTTATGATAGATACAAGAACAACTAAaggaaacaaaagaaagaaaaaagcaatatataaatatagcTCATTTGAAAGGTCTATAGCTAAGGAGAAGAGATCAAATTCAACATCACATTAACAagtttaaagagttccgtacaTCCCTCACCTAACAAAAGTTACAAACTTGAAACCTAACAACTTAATTAGTAGATTACAACTCATAAAACACAAAACTCAACAATTGGAACCCACTACGCCCAAATGGGGTGTGATTGTCTAGTATTTAAATCAGTAGAGGATCTAGAGTACTATCGTTTACGAATTTACGTGAACTTAATACAATTCTCCATGTGATTAAAAAATCtactaaataattataattaaacaTTTGATAGTGAGCTCAATTATTACTGTATGTATTAGCTTAAAATCGTAAAGGAACttataaaattcaaattctaaACATGCCGTCCCTGACTTGAATCCTTCTTAAAATTAACTAATGCTAGACGTTATTTAGCAAATCACTGAGATTAATTTGTTGTCTCTACTATGGGAAAATGGGGTACAGCTAGTAAATTAGGTTATGCTATCCTCTATATCCACCGTGTTAGATGTCTTTAGAGGGCCATAGGCATCACATTTGTAAACAGTTATTCAACTATAGAAAGCCCACAAATTAGATACTCCTCACTGATCACAATTGATGACACTACTAACCAAAAGTGACTAATGTTCCTACAAGATTTAGTGGTGTTATAGTACCTTAATATATGCATTTCAAATATGTGAGCTCaacattactactatatagaaacatGAGTTTCTATACAGTAGTAAAAAGAGGATCGTCGTCcgttcccaaaaaaaaatggcgggccccatattaaacacaaaagcaattaaaaaaaagtgaaacccatAATCTCcacccatattaacaaaataaagcaatatcaaaaaaaaaaaaaaaaaaagtggatcccatgttaaaaaaataaataatgtcaaaaaaagtgtaccccatattaaaaaatcaaacaatattcatgtaatttccaacgtatcccattaagtcaataatgatagattcattgccacatgcgtatcaacccattaatgggagcaaatgaaattattgtacaacaaaaaacatggacccatattattgcttttcttcaaaaggttaagtagtcaaaccatacaatttttttttttatattagcctgaaatctaatctagatattgaagtgttgtatttgctatttcgccatgtcatttatttgttatgtttactaaaataaatatacttaaaatatttatattttaaaataagatattagatacgaagcacaaactacaatgttatattaatcgtgtttatCAAATCTctattttgtttcgttttaaacatgtaaaattaatttaacaatttgaattagaattatccaaatcaaaatttgataaaaaataataagtattttacacctttaaattaatagaattaaaattgaaagtatcaactaatgcttaaatattgctattgctttatctcaaagagaggaaatagtttccttttaaacaagtcttctcttttaaaaagtattaataaatttttgcagactttatattcgtagcaaacactaatataataaatttttggatacggagcacaaactacaatattatattaatcgtgtatatatatatatatatatgcataaaaacagtgcaaactaataatgtcaaaaaaaaaaaaaaagtgcaccccatattaaaaaatcaaacaatattcgtGTAATTTCTAAAGtatcccattaagtcaataatgatggattcatcacacatgcgtatcaacccattagtgggagcaaataaaattattgaCAACCAAAAAACATGGgccccatattattgctttcctttaaaaggttaagtagtcaaactatacaattttctttcttttttttatattaacctgagatctaatctagatattgaactg
It includes:
- the LOC132031687 gene encoding secreted RxLR effector protein 161-like, yielding MVVRSLEVSKDPFRPQEENEELLGPEVPYLSAIGALMYLANATRHDIAFSVNLLARYSSSPTRRHWNGIKHILRYLKGTSDMGLFYTNKGSTDLVGYADAGYLSDPHKARSQTGYLIYIRKSLLYHGDRQNGPLLLLLQIIFEIIAIHEASRECVWLRSVIHFIRERCGLKCDTKIPTVLYEDNAVCITQLKGGFIKGDRTKHISPKLFFTHDLRKKW